The genomic region AGGTCACAGCAGGAGAATTCGTTTTGTGAGACTCAAACTTTGAAAGCTCCTCAATATCTTTGAAGCTCATGGCATATTCCAAAAAGGACTGCAAACTGATTTTGCTGCTCCCCTCTGTACCGAAATGGcctgcctctttctctttttccgaATTTTTGATGAGGTACATAGTGTATCCaacatcattttccagcagcCACCTGAAGGACTTGCCTCTGTACTTCCCAAACTGTAGTATGTACTCCCCCAACACCTCAGCTTTATCTGACACATCCCCCCCTCTTTGTAAGACAATGCTGATGGCATTCTTCCTGACAACCTCTTCCTTCAGAGGAGCAGACTTGTCCTGCATAGAAGGGTTGTCTTTGATCTTCTTGGCGGCATCAGAGGGGACTTGTAGAAGGTAACCTAACACGCCTCTCCGAAAGATAACTTGGACCTTGCCAGGGAAAAACACTGAAGGCCTGTGTGACATGTTAATCTAAATGATGAAGCAAAGagtattgcattgcattgcatcatcttccgcttatccggggccgggtcgcgggggcagcagtctaagcagggatgcccagacttccctctccccagacacttcctccagctcttccggggggacaccgaggcgttcccaggccagccgggagacatagtccctccagcgtgtcctaggtcttccccggggtctcttcccggtgggacgggaccggaacaccttcccaggaaggcgttccggaggcatccgaaacagatgcccaagccacctcagctgacccctctcgatgtggaggagcagcggctctactctgagctcctcccgggtgaccgagcttctcaccctatctctaagggatcgcccagccaccctgcggagaaagctcatttcggccgcctgtatccgggatcttgtcctttcggtcatgacccaaagctcatgaccataggtgagagtaggaacgtagattgaccggtaaatcgagagcttcgccttgcggctcagctctttcttcaccacgacagaccgatacatcgaccgcattactgcagaagctgcaccgatccgtctgtcaatctcccgttccatccttccctcactcgagaacaggacccctagatacttaaactcctccacttgaggcaggcactctccaccaacctgaagtgggcaagccacccttttccgactgaggaccatggcctcggatttggaggtactgattttcatccccaccgcttcacactcggctgcaaaccgtccaagtgcatgctgaaggtcctggcttgaaggggccaacacgacaacatcatccgcaaagagcagagacgaaatcgtgtggtccccaaacctgacaccctccggcccctggctgcgcctagaaattctgtccataaaaattacgaacagaaccggtgacaaagggcagccctgccggagtccaacatgcacagggaacaagtctgacttactgccggcaatgcggaccaagctcctgcttcggtcgtacagggacctgacagcccttagcaaaggacccaggaccccatattcccgaagcactctccacaggatgccgcgagggacacagtcgaatgccttctccaaatccacaaaacacatgtggactggttgggcaaactcccatgaaccccccatcaccctgtagagggtatagagctggtccagtgttccacggcctggacgaaaaccacactgttcctcctgaatccgaggttctactatcggccgtattctcctctccagaaccctggcatagactttcccggggaggctgagaagtgtgatccccctatagttggaacacaccctccggtcccccttcttataaagagggaccaccaccccggtctgccatcccagaggcactgtccccgactgccacgcgatgttgcacaggcgtgtcagccaagacagccccacaacatccagagacttgaggtactcagggcggatctcatccacccccggtgccttgccaccgaggagtttcttaaccacctcggtgacttcagcccgggtgatggacgagtccacctctgagccttcatcctctgcttcctcaatggaagacgtgacggcgggattgaggagatcctcgaagtactccttccaccgcccgacgacatccccagttgaggtcaacagctgcccacctctactgtaaacagcgttggtagggcactgtttccctctcctgaggcgccggatggtttgccagaatctcttcgaggccagccgatagtccttctccatggcctcaccgaactcctcccaggcccgagtttttgcctccacaaccacccgggctgcagtccgcttggcctgtcggtacccgtcagctgcctctggagtcccacaagccaaccaggcctgataggactccttcttcagcttgacagcatcccttacttccggtgtccaccaccgggttcggggattgccgcctcgacaggcaccggagaccttacggccacagctccgagcggccgcttcaacaatggcggtggagaacatggtccactcggactcaatatctccaacctccctcgggatccagtcaaagctctgccggaggtgggagttaaagatctctctgacaggagactcggccagacgttcccagcagacccttacagtacgcttgggcctgccgagtctgtccagcttcctcccccgccatcggatccaactcacaaccaggtggtgatcagttgacagctccgcccctctcttcacccgagtgtccaagacatatggccgcaggtcagatgaaac from Esox lucius isolate fEsoLuc1 chromosome 5, fEsoLuc1.pri, whole genome shotgun sequence harbors:
- the LOC117594528 gene encoding uncharacterized protein LOC117594528, translated to MSHRPSVFFPGKVQVIFRRGVLGYLLQVPSDAAKKIKDNPSMQDKSAPLKEEVVRKNAISIVLQRGGDVSDKAEVLGEYILQFGKYRGKSFRWLLENDVGYTMYLIKNSEKEKEAGHFGTEGSSKISLQSFLEYAMSFKDIEELSKFESHKTNSPAVTSDCDTLVGFGNRAKSTWGEIWESRADGYTFFIMSRKCGTGSKMHKLQQYLLMKKESLPSTVTSPASTATPYSQDSPASAAVGAPSVSTGRGHVHDNMSIKTSISMRHQHTLHVSLCHQHQHALHLSLCHQHQHALHLSLCHQHQHALHLSL